From a single Candidatus Eremiobacteraceae bacterium genomic region:
- a CDS encoding PLP-dependent aminotransferase family protein, with translation MAEAIAGLIDDGSLARGAAMPRVRDLAEGLTVSIVTAHHAYRVLGERGLLAGRPGVGTFVAEPPARPLDAPQPDAQSLAWQEAFNRPKPPTNLGYIYRLPQTCSQAQFPFFSVPAYGGELHAATKRAMRRIALDAEIGGIHPTDTQGLPELRAAIANHLHAEGIEAGADRVLVTNSYEESLVLTLLSFCHEGDAVAMEDPNQFCLIDAARMRGLKVLGIPMDDKGMRTDLLESVAAREQIRLVITTPRAQNPTGLELVAPRRQHLMELAAKHNWLIFECDPFAPLTHRGRPQLPLFCGDRDGRVIYARPVSRGLLMNMGATVATGRILEHLVHAKDIIDRGSDVFLQLVLKRLFEAGSIARQDQSMRRQWGDQLAALVGAVERSMPHAVRWTRPRAGGALWLTLPEGCSAETLLGRALDKGISFIPGRAFAVSDRHERSFRLAIGTMPPAKIMEGVKRLGAAVAQYIADAQRSRVRSPIAKVS, from the coding sequence GTGGCCGAAGCAATCGCCGGCCTCATCGACGATGGTTCGCTCGCGCGCGGCGCGGCGATGCCTCGCGTCCGCGATCTCGCCGAAGGGCTGACCGTCAGCATCGTCACCGCGCACCACGCATATCGGGTGCTCGGCGAGCGCGGACTCTTGGCGGGCCGGCCGGGCGTCGGCACGTTCGTCGCGGAGCCGCCCGCAAGGCCGCTCGACGCGCCGCAACCGGACGCGCAAAGCCTTGCGTGGCAGGAGGCGTTCAATCGGCCGAAGCCCCCGACGAACCTCGGCTACATCTACCGGTTGCCGCAGACGTGCAGCCAGGCGCAGTTCCCGTTCTTCAGCGTGCCCGCGTACGGCGGCGAGCTCCACGCCGCCACGAAGCGCGCGATGCGCCGCATCGCACTGGACGCGGAGATCGGCGGGATCCATCCGACCGACACGCAGGGCCTTCCCGAGCTCCGCGCGGCGATCGCCAACCATCTCCATGCCGAAGGCATCGAGGCGGGCGCCGATCGCGTGCTCGTCACGAACAGCTACGAAGAGTCGCTCGTGCTGACGCTCTTGAGCTTCTGCCACGAAGGCGATGCCGTGGCGATGGAAGACCCGAACCAGTTCTGCCTCATCGACGCGGCACGAATGCGCGGGCTCAAGGTGCTCGGGATCCCGATGGATGACAAAGGGATGCGCACCGACCTGCTCGAGAGCGTCGCAGCGCGCGAGCAGATCCGTCTCGTCATCACGACGCCGCGCGCTCAGAACCCGACCGGCCTCGAGCTCGTCGCGCCGCGACGGCAGCACCTCATGGAACTCGCCGCCAAGCACAACTGGCTCATCTTCGAATGCGATCCGTTCGCGCCGCTCACTCATCGCGGCCGTCCGCAGCTGCCGCTCTTCTGCGGCGATCGCGACGGGCGCGTCATCTACGCAAGGCCGGTGTCGCGCGGGCTGCTCATGAACATGGGCGCCACGGTCGCGACGGGCCGCATCCTCGAACATCTCGTCCATGCGAAAGACATCATCGATCGGGGCTCGGACGTGTTCTTACAGCTCGTCTTGAAGCGGCTGTTCGAAGCAGGTTCGATCGCGCGCCAAGACCAGTCGATGCGCCGTCAATGGGGCGATCAGCTCGCAGCACTCGTCGGCGCGGTCGAGCGCTCGATGCCGCACGCCGTCCGGTGGACCCGGCCGCGCGCCGGCGGAGCGCTTTGGCTGACCTTGCCCGAGGGCTGCTCTGCAGAGACACTCCTCGGCCGTGCGCTCGACAAGGGCATCTCGTTCATCCCTGGTCGCGCGTTCGCGGTCAGCGATCGCCACGAACGTTCGTTCCGGCTCGCGATCGGCACGATGCCACCCGCCAAGATCATGGAAGGCGTGAAGCGACTCGGCGCGGCCGTCGCGCAATACATCGCAGACGCTCAGCGGAGCAGGGTTCGTTCGCCCATCGCCAAGGTCTCGTGA
- a CDS encoding RelA/SpoT domain-containing protein, whose amino-acid sequence MARTPWYNPDRENEENGAFAPDSARPPQDGCEGLGRGSQGKGCANNGEAIWEKEKEELAAMPWAEPAYSRTQINKSGKALIDPAATADEIQFAEAVINNWRSAHGLPLLWLSMDLRRLAAKVDDHRIVAQRIKRLASIKLKLSTQGHMDMARMQDIAGCRAIVKSTKDVKRLAKLFQGSRMHHTLYDTDDYLKHPKPSGYQAIHLKYKYQSERYVKHCGLSIEVQLRSQLQHTWATAVEMVGLFTEQALKSSLGDSDWLRFFALMGAVTAKMEKGVPVPNTPTSLKDLTDELRAYEAKLSALTLLRGYGTAVRLTVPAAKKTGHPFFLLTVDANTKNLTWQSFGKDQSTQAATAYLAAERKIEGKPGMQTVLVSVERIKTLQRAYPSYFLDTTAFDKLVTDALNPSARRLRAG is encoded by the coding sequence ATGGCTAGGACACCATGGTATAATCCGGACCGTGAGAACGAAGAAAACGGAGCTTTCGCCCCTGATTCCGCTCGACCGCCTCAAGACGGTTGTGAAGGGCTTGGTCGCGGTTCCCAAGGCAAAGGTTGCGCAAACAACGGCGAGGCCATCTGGGAGAAAGAGAAAGAAGAACTAGCCGCGATGCCCTGGGCCGAACCTGCATATTCTCGTACACAGATCAACAAGTCTGGCAAGGCGCTCATCGACCCGGCAGCAACCGCCGACGAGATTCAATTCGCCGAGGCCGTCATCAACAACTGGCGTTCCGCTCACGGTTTGCCGCTGTTGTGGCTTAGTATGGACTTACGCAGGTTGGCAGCTAAGGTTGATGATCATCGAATCGTCGCGCAGAGAATCAAACGACTTGCATCCATCAAGTTGAAACTTTCCACTCAGGGGCACATGGATATGGCGCGGATGCAAGATATTGCGGGTTGCAGAGCCATCGTTAAGTCAACGAAGGACGTAAAAAGGCTGGCGAAGCTTTTCCAGGGTAGCCGGATGCACCACACGCTCTATGATACGGATGACTATCTTAAGCATCCGAAGCCATCTGGTTATCAAGCTATACATCTAAAATATAAATACCAAAGTGAACGATATGTAAAGCATTGTGGTCTCTCGATCGAAGTGCAACTGCGTTCGCAACTTCAGCATACCTGGGCGACGGCTGTAGAAATGGTTGGACTGTTCACGGAACAAGCCCTTAAGTCGAGTCTAGGCGATAGCGACTGGCTACGCTTTTTCGCATTGATGGGTGCAGTGACAGCCAAGATGGAGAAAGGCGTTCCTGTTCCAAATACGCCGACTTCCCTGAAAGACTTGACCGACGAGCTTCGCGCTTATGAAGCAAAACTAAGTGCGCTGACGCTACTGCGAGGCTATGGTACGGCAGTACGGCTAACGGTCCCGGCGGCGAAAAAGACGGGTCACCCGTTCTTCCTACTGACGGTCGATGCGAACACAAAGAACCTTACCTGGCAAAGCTTTGGTAAAGATCAGTCAACCCAAGCTGCAACCGCGTATCTAGCGGCCGAACGCAAGATCGAAGGAAAGCCTGGCATGCAGACCGTTCTGGTCTCTGTCGAGCGTATCAAGACATTGCAACGCGCTTATCCTAGCTACTTTCTTGATACAACCGCCTTCGATAAGCTCGTCACCGACGCGCTAAATCCGTCTGCCAGGCGGTTGCGCGCCGGGTAG
- a CDS encoding IS1595 family transposase codes for MDKHPIPQSMLDAVRQFADPQVAHDFFVQIRFPNGVACPRFGCGSGEVAYLEKYFRWYCRDCKKQFSAKVGTIFEDSPIGLDKWLPAIWLVASNRNGISSHELSRALHVTQKTAWFILHRVREAMTDKAFTKLAGPVEADETYVGGKPRRPSIGRSAGKAAERWQDKKTIVLGIVQRGKKTGKVRAFVVPDASGKTVVQKVRENVEPGAVVYTDADGAYGPLSADYVRYVVNHATEYVNGHIHTNHIEAFWSLLKRNLRGTQVHVAPEHLQRYVEELVFRFNRRDEQDGPRFAQAAKAADGKRLTYKSLIGKASG; via the coding sequence ATGGATAAGCACCCGATTCCACAGTCGATGCTTGATGCGGTCCGTCAATTTGCGGACCCGCAGGTTGCGCACGACTTCTTCGTTCAAATCCGCTTCCCCAATGGCGTGGCATGCCCGCGTTTCGGCTGCGGATCGGGCGAGGTCGCCTACCTTGAAAAGTATTTCCGCTGGTACTGCCGCGATTGCAAAAAGCAGTTCTCGGCCAAGGTGGGGACGATCTTCGAAGATTCGCCCATTGGCCTTGATAAGTGGCTTCCGGCGATCTGGCTGGTCGCAAGCAATCGTAACGGCATATCCTCGCACGAATTGTCTCGCGCCTTGCACGTCACGCAAAAGACGGCATGGTTCATTCTGCATCGCGTCCGCGAGGCGATGACGGACAAAGCCTTTACGAAGCTCGCGGGTCCCGTTGAAGCAGATGAGACCTACGTTGGTGGCAAGCCCCGTCGTCCGAGCATTGGACGATCTGCGGGAAAAGCGGCCGAACGCTGGCAGGACAAAAAGACGATCGTTCTCGGCATTGTCCAACGTGGCAAGAAAACCGGCAAGGTCCGCGCCTTTGTCGTTCCTGACGCATCGGGTAAGACCGTTGTCCAAAAGGTTCGCGAGAACGTAGAGCCTGGCGCGGTTGTCTACACGGATGCGGATGGAGCCTATGGTCCGCTATCTGCCGACTACGTTCGCTATGTCGTCAACCATGCGACGGAATACGTCAACGGGCATATCCATACAAATCATATCGAGGCGTTTTGGTCGCTTCTCAAAAGGAACCTGAGGGGAACGCAGGTTCACGTTGCGCCCGAGCATCTGCAGCGGTATGTCGAGGAGCTAGTCTTTCGGTTCAACCGTCGCGATGAACAGGACGGACCACGGTTCGCACAAGCGGCGAAGGCCGCTGACGGCAAGCGGCTGACGTACAAGAGCCTGATCGGAAAGGCTAGCGGGTGA
- a CDS encoding rhomboid family intramembrane serine protease: MWKMRYYAHRYDSPATYVLIAVMAAAFVIDFFTSQSLTQLLAWPPSVTWLHSGQYWRPFTFTFVHAGGILWALFDGLLLFWFGSSLERAWGSGKFLFFYFSSGILPGLVLIPQTAYAPNAPLFIGMAGSFVGITVAFASMNPYATVMFWFIPMQARIMAAVIIAFALFGNYFIYGGPIQALLAIAVACVYAYFFTTRRVSLPNLGGRDQGPSMKERFDRWQQRRKMRQWQKRVSKIDRPEDLFKDK; this comes from the coding sequence ATGTGGAAGATGCGCTATTACGCGCACCGTTACGATAGCCCCGCGACGTACGTGCTGATCGCCGTCATGGCGGCGGCATTCGTCATCGACTTTTTCACCTCGCAGAGCCTGACGCAACTGCTGGCGTGGCCCCCGTCCGTCACGTGGCTGCACAGCGGACAATACTGGCGGCCCTTCACCTTCACGTTCGTCCATGCCGGCGGCATCCTCTGGGCATTGTTCGACGGACTGTTGCTTTTCTGGTTCGGGTCGTCGCTTGAGCGCGCGTGGGGCTCGGGGAAGTTCCTCTTCTTCTACTTCTCGTCCGGGATCTTACCAGGCCTCGTGCTAATCCCACAGACGGCGTACGCGCCGAATGCACCATTATTCATCGGCATGGCCGGCAGCTTTGTGGGCATCACCGTCGCGTTCGCTTCGATGAACCCGTACGCGACGGTGATGTTCTGGTTCATCCCGATGCAAGCGCGGATCATGGCGGCAGTCATCATCGCTTTCGCGCTCTTCGGAAACTATTTCATCTACGGCGGTCCGATCCAAGCGCTCTTGGCGATAGCCGTCGCATGCGTGTACGCGTATTTCTTCACGACGCGCCGAGTGTCGTTGCCGAATCTTGGCGGCCGGGATCAGGGGCCATCGATGAAGGAGCGCTTCGACCGCTGGCAGCAGAGGCGCAAGATGCGCCAGTGGCAGAAGCGCGTCTCAAAAATCGACCGTCCAGAGGACCTTTTCAAGGACAAGTAG
- a CDS encoding M20/M25/M40 family metallo-hydrolase translates to MINRERMTDTVLDLVRIDSHSKEEKQVADYLGRALREAGCEVRVDDAGEKVGGNTGNVIGRLPGTKAGAAPLLLSAHMDTVTPGKGVKPVREADRIRTDGTTILGGDDKSGCAIALEIIRTLRESSLPYGDVDVVFSICEEIGLLGAKHFDAASIKSRRAIVLDATDASKLFTRAPSSDHFEFVVHGLEAHAGMAPETGISAVRVAAEAIAAMPLGRIDPRTTSNVVIVDGNGPTNVVPNRCVVRGEARSLDDATLDATMTAIRACFQDAASRATAMAAGKLHRAWIEERTERDYESMALDDASPTVQLVLEAAKAVSRSVATATIGGGSDANVYNRRGIESAVLGTGMRDIHTVNEWLDLADFYASASIVLECVRRNAA, encoded by the coding sequence ATGATCAACCGCGAACGCATGACCGACACCGTCCTCGACCTCGTCCGCATCGACAGCCACAGCAAAGAGGAAAAACAGGTCGCCGACTACCTCGGGCGCGCGCTCCGGGAGGCGGGCTGCGAGGTCCGGGTCGACGACGCGGGCGAGAAGGTCGGCGGCAACACGGGCAACGTCATCGGTCGGCTTCCGGGGACGAAAGCCGGGGCAGCGCCCCTGCTCCTGTCGGCGCATATGGACACGGTGACGCCCGGCAAGGGCGTCAAGCCGGTGCGCGAAGCGGACCGGATCCGGACCGACGGCACGACGATTCTCGGCGGTGACGACAAGAGCGGCTGCGCGATCGCGCTCGAGATCATCCGTACGTTGCGCGAGTCGTCGCTGCCATACGGCGATGTCGACGTCGTCTTCTCCATTTGTGAAGAGATCGGTCTGTTGGGCGCCAAGCACTTCGACGCGGCGAGCATCAAGTCGCGGCGCGCGATCGTCCTCGACGCGACGGACGCCTCGAAGCTTTTCACGCGGGCGCCATCGTCGGATCATTTTGAATTCGTCGTCCATGGCCTCGAAGCGCACGCGGGTATGGCGCCGGAGACCGGGATATCGGCCGTGCGCGTCGCGGCGGAAGCGATCGCCGCGATGCCCCTCGGCCGGATCGACCCGCGGACGACATCGAACGTCGTCATCGTCGACGGTAACGGCCCGACGAACGTTGTGCCGAATCGCTGCGTCGTGCGCGGTGAAGCTCGGTCGCTCGACGATGCGACGCTCGACGCGACAATGACGGCGATCCGCGCCTGCTTCCAAGACGCGGCCTCGCGAGCGACCGCGATGGCGGCCGGCAAGCTCCATCGCGCCTGGATAGAAGAACGGACCGAGCGCGATTATGAGAGCATGGCGCTCGATGACGCGTCGCCGACCGTCCAACTCGTGCTCGAGGCGGCGAAAGCGGTCAGTCGGAGCGTCGCGACGGCGACGATCGGCGGCGGCAGCGACGCGAACGTCTACAATCGTCGCGGCATCGAGAGCGCCGTGCTCGGCACCGGGATGCGCGACATCCATACGGTCAACGAGTGGCTCGATCTCGCTGATTTCTACGCGAGCGCGAGCATCGTGCTCGAATGTGTGAGACGGAACGCCGCCTGA
- a CDS encoding alpha/beta hydrolase-fold protein, with product MAVLNHASDVLRGNALGDPYEREVWCYLPPGYDGGDARYPVIYFLSGFTGTGRMHVNFDPWVESIDRRLDRLINAGTMPPAICVLPDCFTSLGGSQFINSTATGRYEDYLIGEVVPFVDSQLRTQASRDHRGVTGKSSGGYGAMVLAMRHPDVFGAMGSHAGDAYFAYCYLPDFTKFVLGITKHGGVEKFFEHFKSLPKKTKEALDVLNILAMSACYSPNPAATMGIDLPMVLPSGEIRGEVWNRWVENDPVHMAKAHADALRSLKCIYLDAGLRDEWNLQIGARIFCSRLDSLGVNYIYEEFDDGHLGINYRYDRSLTELARALG from the coding sequence GTGGCCGTTTTGAACCACGCGTCGGATGTATTGCGCGGCAACGCGCTCGGAGACCCGTACGAGCGCGAGGTCTGGTGCTACCTCCCGCCCGGCTACGACGGCGGCGACGCGCGTTATCCCGTCATCTACTTCTTGTCGGGTTTCACCGGTACGGGCCGCATGCACGTCAATTTCGATCCGTGGGTCGAGAGCATCGATCGGCGGCTCGACCGGCTCATCAACGCCGGAACGATGCCGCCCGCCATCTGCGTGCTGCCCGACTGCTTCACGTCGCTCGGCGGCAGCCAATTCATCAACTCGACAGCGACCGGCCGCTACGAGGATTACCTCATCGGCGAAGTCGTGCCGTTCGTCGATTCGCAACTTCGAACGCAAGCGTCGCGCGATCACCGCGGCGTCACGGGCAAGTCGAGCGGCGGCTACGGCGCGATGGTGCTCGCGATGCGACACCCGGACGTCTTCGGCGCGATGGGTTCGCATGCAGGCGACGCGTATTTCGCCTATTGCTATTTGCCGGATTTCACGAAGTTCGTCCTCGGCATCACGAAGCACGGTGGCGTCGAGAAGTTCTTCGAGCACTTCAAGTCGCTGCCGAAAAAGACGAAGGAAGCGCTCGATGTCCTCAACATCCTTGCGATGTCGGCGTGCTACTCGCCAAATCCGGCGGCGACCATGGGCATCGACCTACCGATGGTCCTACCGTCAGGCGAGATCCGCGGCGAAGTCTGGAACCGGTGGGTCGAAAACGACCCGGTTCACATGGCCAAGGCGCATGCCGATGCGTTGCGGTCGCTCAAGTGCATCTATCTCGATGCCGGACTGCGCGACGAATGGAACCTGCAGATCGGCGCCCGCATCTTCTGTTCCCGGCTCGACTCGCTCGGCGTGAATTACATCTACGAAGAGTTCGACGACGGGCATCTCGGCATCAACTACCGCTACGACCGCTCGCTGACGGAGCTCGCCCGCGCGCTAGGCTAG
- a CDS encoding DUF885 domain-containing protein: protein MRRLAFALIVALIGFAAPGSAAPDLRATSFAKDVHAYLSEYEARDPLFADSIGIHTHDDALPDYSAAGIAASSKWSAAWRDRFAAYDPSALGPDDAADRRTLLDGIDAQNFEEGTLHPEQTDPTLYVGAIGDAAYQLTSREYAPLDARMKHVAARMRLIPALVKAAEANLERPPLVFTQLAIDQNAGNIDFYQNDVAHMSASASPATRAAVLAAMPSTIASLKDLQAFLSGPLLKRSDGNPRVGAAVFDRDLKLVDGTDTPRAVLVARAKAAFAHTRAQMFALAQPLDAQLFPGRVHAEKGNALIDAVVGEVLDKLADNHPTRDQIFSTAKVDVAKLMDFLRNDPVVVLPSPDTLQVVPTPPFKAGFAGAGLDPTGPFTPLATSFYYVDRIPASLTQDQVTSYLRDHNDYEMQILSLHEAVPGHYVQFRYNSQVPSLVRRVFANGSFVEGWAVYTEGMMMDAGYGGHDPRLKLFQLKWRLREYSNAIIDAEYHTGDLTQAQCVDFLEREAFQNSSQASTKWHRLELSHDQLSSYFVGLDAITQEKNAEMRSFGDRFSVAGFNARLLSMGSVEPRAIATLMQEHRPAQP from the coding sequence ATGCGTAGACTCGCGTTCGCGCTCATCGTCGCGCTCATCGGATTCGCCGCGCCAGGGTCGGCCGCGCCAGATCTGCGCGCGACGTCGTTCGCCAAGGACGTTCACGCGTATCTCAGCGAGTACGAAGCGCGCGATCCGCTCTTCGCCGATTCGATCGGCATCCACACGCACGACGACGCGCTGCCAGACTACTCCGCCGCGGGAATCGCGGCGTCTTCGAAATGGAGCGCCGCGTGGCGCGATCGGTTTGCGGCGTACGACCCGTCGGCTTTAGGACCGGACGACGCCGCAGATCGCCGCACGCTGCTCGACGGCATCGACGCCCAGAATTTCGAAGAAGGGACGCTCCACCCGGAACAGACCGATCCGACGCTCTACGTCGGCGCGATCGGCGACGCCGCCTACCAACTGACGAGCCGCGAATACGCGCCTCTCGACGCGCGCATGAAGCACGTCGCCGCCCGCATGCGTCTCATCCCGGCGCTGGTCAAAGCCGCAGAAGCGAACCTCGAGCGGCCGCCGCTCGTATTCACGCAGCTCGCGATCGACCAGAACGCCGGCAACATCGACTTCTATCAGAACGACGTTGCGCATATGAGCGCCTCCGCGTCGCCGGCAACCCGTGCAGCCGTGCTGGCTGCGATGCCCTCGACGATCGCCAGTCTCAAGGATCTCCAAGCCTTCCTATCGGGTCCGCTGCTCAAGCGCTCCGACGGCAACCCGCGCGTCGGCGCCGCGGTCTTCGACCGCGATCTCAAGCTCGTCGACGGCACTGACACGCCGCGCGCCGTCCTCGTCGCGCGCGCGAAGGCGGCGTTCGCACATACGCGGGCGCAGATGTTCGCCCTCGCGCAGCCGCTCGACGCGCAGCTTTTCCCCGGACGCGTGCATGCCGAGAAAGGCAATGCGCTCATCGACGCCGTCGTCGGTGAAGTCCTCGACAAACTCGCCGACAATCATCCGACGCGCGATCAGATATTCTCGACGGCGAAGGTCGACGTCGCTAAACTCATGGACTTCCTCCGCAACGACCCGGTCGTCGTGCTGCCATCGCCCGACACTCTGCAAGTCGTGCCGACGCCGCCGTTCAAGGCGGGGTTCGCCGGCGCCGGTCTTGACCCGACAGGTCCGTTCACGCCCCTCGCGACGTCGTTCTACTACGTCGATCGGATTCCGGCGTCGTTGACACAGGATCAAGTCACGTCGTATCTGCGCGACCACAACGACTACGAGATGCAGATACTGTCGCTCCACGAGGCCGTGCCCGGGCACTACGTGCAGTTCCGCTACAATTCGCAAGTGCCGTCGCTCGTACGGCGCGTCTTCGCGAACGGATCGTTCGTCGAGGGTTGGGCCGTCTACACCGAAGGGATGATGATGGACGCGGGTTACGGCGGTCACGATCCGCGCCTCAAGCTCTTCCAGCTCAAGTGGCGTTTACGCGAATACTCGAACGCGATCATCGACGCGGAGTATCACACGGGAGATCTGACCCAAGCGCAATGCGTCGACTTCCTCGAACGAGAGGCTTTCCAAAACAGCTCGCAGGCCTCGACGAAATGGCACCGGCTCGAGCTTTCGCACGATCAGCTGTCGTCATACTTCGTCGGGCTCGATGCGATCACGCAGGAGAAAAACGCCGAGATGCGCTCGTTCGGGGACCGGTTCAGCGTCGCTGGATTCAACGCGCGACTGCTTTCGATGGGGTCGGTCGAACCGCGCGCGATTGCGACACTCATGCAAGAGCATCGTCCGGCGCAGCCCTAA
- a CDS encoding alpha/beta hydrolase gives MRDVTPATLGICYSDSGAGPATLLLHAFPLDGRMWRAQAAAFAADHRVIVPDMPGFGSAPLPDGTPSIDDLANAIVAYCKSGGVERPLVAGCSMGGYISLAIARLHPTFAGAFALVDTRATADSQDGKRARYEMVERARHEGAGFLQESPPPVSTQTASQRPEAVAFIKSMMADATAAGIMVAQRAMAGRKDSRPVLGAIRVPVAVIHGTDDPVVALAEGQTMASAIKGSTFVPIAGAGHLSPVEAPAEVTAALLALAQKM, from the coding sequence GTGAGGGACGTCACCCCGGCCACGCTCGGCATCTGTTACTCGGACTCAGGTGCGGGCCCGGCGACCCTGCTGCTCCATGCCTTTCCTCTCGACGGTAGGATGTGGCGCGCCCAAGCAGCGGCTTTCGCGGCCGATCATCGCGTCATCGTCCCGGACATGCCTGGATTCGGCTCGGCGCCGTTGCCCGATGGGACCCCCTCGATCGACGACCTCGCTAACGCGATCGTCGCCTATTGCAAGTCGGGCGGCGTCGAACGCCCGCTCGTCGCGGGCTGCTCGATGGGCGGGTACATCTCACTGGCGATCGCTCGGCTCCATCCCACTTTCGCCGGTGCCTTCGCACTCGTCGACACGCGGGCTACCGCCGACTCGCAGGATGGCAAGCGCGCGCGTTACGAGATGGTCGAGCGAGCTCGCCACGAGGGTGCCGGCTTTCTACAAGAGTCTCCACCGCCTGTGAGCACGCAAACGGCGTCGCAGCGACCGGAAGCGGTCGCCTTCATCAAGTCGATGATGGCAGACGCGACGGCCGCGGGCATCATGGTCGCGCAGCGCGCGATGGCGGGCAGAAAAGATTCCCGACCCGTGCTCGGCGCGATCCGCGTTCCCGTCGCCGTGATCCACGGCACCGACGACCCGGTCGTCGCGCTAGCGGAGGGTCAGACGATGGCGAGCGCCATCAAGGGTTCGACGTTCGTGCCGATCGCCGGCGCCGGCCATCTCTCTCCAGTCGAAGCGCCCGCCGAAGTCACCGCCGCCCTTCTCGCGCTCGCTCAAAAAATGTAG
- a CDS encoding DUF1501 domain-containing protein: MSTRRQFIVQGIGAFGGALAVDSIFARAARAASQVTKAGSVASRCLVVVNLQGGNDGLNTIVPHGDPAYYNVRPTINVAQSDVLAIDSSIGMNPKLASLKALYDRHRVAVLQGVHYPNYVLSHFRGTEIWQTAAPDSYDTTGWAGRYLDKAELPANNLFKGVAIGPLLPKMLVADKTDVPAIGDLRGFRFNGRADEQAQADRILMGDGDRYPFDSPYLQLVQEVERDARAASSKLPHLVAGYKPAVDYPKTPFAQGLNLVSAIVNSDLGTKVFYVSIGSFDTHAAQRPRQDALLQQFGDGLEAFYDDLAAHNADDRVLTMTFSEFGRRVEENANRGTDHGTAAPMFVVGGGVKGGVYGDHPSLTDLDYGNLKWHTDFRSVYATVLEGWLDVPASAVLGDSFTSLNFI, from the coding sequence ATGAGCACGAGAAGACAGTTCATCGTCCAGGGCATCGGGGCGTTCGGCGGCGCGCTCGCGGTCGATTCGATTTTCGCGCGCGCCGCGCGCGCGGCATCGCAGGTGACGAAAGCCGGTTCGGTTGCAAGCCGTTGCCTCGTCGTCGTCAACCTTCAGGGCGGCAACGACGGCCTCAACACGATCGTGCCGCACGGCGACCCTGCGTACTACAATGTCCGGCCGACGATCAACGTCGCGCAGTCGGACGTGCTCGCGATCGACTCCTCGATCGGCATGAACCCGAAGCTCGCTTCGCTCAAGGCGCTCTACGACCGCCATCGCGTCGCGGTTCTGCAAGGCGTTCACTATCCGAACTACGTCCTGTCACACTTCCGCGGCACGGAGATCTGGCAAACCGCTGCGCCCGATTCGTACGATACTACCGGCTGGGCCGGCCGCTACCTTGACAAAGCGGAGCTGCCGGCGAATAACCTGTTCAAGGGCGTCGCGATCGGACCGCTGCTGCCGAAGATGCTCGTCGCGGACAAGACCGACGTGCCGGCGATCGGCGACCTGCGCGGCTTCCGCTTCAACGGACGCGCCGACGAGCAGGCGCAGGCCGATCGCATCCTCATGGGCGACGGCGATCGCTATCCGTTCGACAGCCCGTACTTGCAGCTCGTCCAAGAAGTCGAGCGCGACGCGCGTGCCGCGTCTTCGAAACTGCCGCACTTGGTCGCCGGCTACAAGCCGGCCGTCGACTATCCGAAGACGCCGTTCGCCCAGGGGCTCAACCTCGTGTCCGCGATCGTCAACTCGGATCTCGGCACGAAAGTCTTCTACGTCAGCATCGGATCGTTCGACACGCACGCGGCGCAGCGCCCGCGACAGGACGCGTTGCTCCAACAGTTCGGGGACGGCTTGGAAGCGTTCTACGACGACTTGGCGGCACACAACGCCGACGACCGCGTTCTCACGATGACGTTCTCCGAGTTCGGACGTCGCGTCGAGGAGAACGCGAACCGGGGCACCGATCACGGAACGGCGGCCCCCATGTTCGTGGTCGGGGGAGGAGTGAAAGGCGGGGTGTACGGCGACCACCCGAGCCTCACCGACCTTGACTACGGCAATCTCAAGTGGCACACCGACTTCAGGTCGGTCTACGCCACCGTGCTCGAAGGCTGGCTCGATGTGCCTGCGAGCGCGGTGCTCGGCGACTCGTTCACGTCGTTGAACTTCATCTAG